The Bacteroidota bacterium genome includes a window with the following:
- a CDS encoding GIY-YIG nuclease family protein, with the protein MTFIYILICPLDGLVKYVGKSNNPEKRLKDHCLDFRCMDLDKAMWIRSLLAKKMKPRIEVIDEVDADNWKNMEDYWCKYFKGYGYQLFNKRSRNGLTYANSKTFKPGNIPWNKKSRFYEV; encoded by the coding sequence ATGACTTTTATTTATATTCTCATTTGCCCATTGGATGGATTGGTAAAATATGTTGGCAAATCAAACAATCCTGAAAAAAGGTTAAAAGACCATTGTTTGGATTTCAGGTGCATGGATTTGGATAAGGCTATGTGGATAAGAAGTTTATTGGCTAAAAAAATGAAACCACGAATAGAGGTAATTGACGAAGTTGATGCTGATAACTGGAAAAATATGGAAGATTATTGGTGCAAATATTTTAAAGGATACGGTTATCAGTTATTTAACAAACGTTCTCGTAACGGACTTACTTATGCAAATTCAAAAACATTTAAGCCCGGCAATATACCTTGGAATAAAAAGAGCAGATTTTATGAAGTATAA
- a CDS encoding DUF559 domain-containing protein has translation MNTKKLNITLKKYYKGWKPVTEIRRSFFIWTGSYSNSIKEKEIYKILKRHNLRFYCEISFDMIKRFDFYIPLLDLVIEYDGGQHFSSIKNINNDIGKESQLKKLGVKLIRYNKTHNLTDQIKHDLIHHPVLSGI, from the coding sequence ATGAACACGAAAAAACTAAATATAACTTTAAAAAAATATTACAAAGGATGGAAACCTGTAACTGAAATAAGACGTTCATTCTTTATATGGACAGGTAGTTATTCAAATAGCATAAAGGAAAAAGAAATATACAAGATACTTAAAAGACATAATCTAAGGTTTTACTGCGAAATATCATTTGATATGATTAAAAGATTTGACTTCTATATTCCTTTACTGGACTTAGTTATTGAATATGACGGTGGGCAACACTTTTCAAGTATCAAAAATATTAACAACGATATTGGAAAGGAAAGTCAGTTAAAAAAGTTAGGGGTAAAGTTGATACGGTACAATAAAACTCATAACTTAACAGACCAAATAAAGCATGATTTAATTCACCATCCTGTACTTTCAGGGATATAG
- a CDS encoding glycosyltransferase domain-containing protein encodes MDKNYQIVIVSTKKPEADYFTYDEFYKSLEGEEIINLGDWGMKGLSDRPRLLYRAIKEGRVNKKYTIFCDSWDLVFVDSPEIIIQKHLDFGNDVTISAERNSFPEDLKNEFDNLGTPTTYKYLNCGVIVGETEMILKYLGDMDAENIQQDYWDVDHTVHINEQLEYQKSFLRQPIKIGLDYMQDICWCMQDVDMDEVLLSFKLNEESQPIGTEVRNKETKTFPSIIHWNGGSKSGNTMQPILKHLKLR; translated from the coding sequence ATGGATAAGAATTACCAAATAGTAATAGTATCCACCAAGAAACCGGAAGCCGATTATTTTACATACGATGAATTTTATAAATCATTGGAAGGTGAAGAAATAATTAATTTAGGGGATTGGGGAATGAAAGGGTTATCCGATAGACCACGCTTGTTGTATAGGGCTATAAAAGAAGGGAGAGTTAATAAAAAATATACCATTTTCTGTGACAGTTGGGATTTGGTGTTTGTTGATAGTCCTGAAATAATAATCCAAAAGCATTTGGATTTCGGCAACGATGTGACCATAAGTGCTGAAAGAAACTCGTTCCCTGAAGATTTGAAAAATGAATTTGATAATTTAGGTACACCAACAACATACAAATATCTTAATTGTGGCGTTATTGTAGGAGAAACAGAAATGATATTAAAGTACTTAGGAGATATGGATGCAGAAAACATACAGCAAGATTATTGGGATGTTGACCATACCGTCCATATAAATGAGCAGCTCGAATATCAGAAAAGTTTTTTAAGACAACCAATAAAAATAGGTTTAGATTATATGCAGGATATTTGTTGGTGTATGCAAGATGTAGATATGGATGAGGTGTTATTATCCTTTAAATTAAATGAAGAATCACAACCAATAGGAACAGAAGTTAGGAATAAAGAAACAAAAACATTCCCATCAATTATTCATTGGAACGGTGGTAGTAAAAGTGGAAATACTATGCAACCAATACTAAAGCATTTAAAACTAAGATAG
- a CDS encoding glycosyltransferase domain-containing protein, translated as MSAQIVTISSYHPPEFYYAYDYLFQTAGDNEILVLGQENGEFTGLSDKPRILYNAIKDGKIKEKIICFIDAWDVILASSLEEIIEKYKSFNCPIVIGAEKNCFPANFKKEYDKLPSTSSFKYLNSGVIIGETDAIMEVLEVMDAPNLPRDYYNPQTGTNYHFNDQAYYMDLFLRQPVTMKLDYNCEIAQNMQGVTMDDISLSVRLDKEWNQIRPEIRNNETKFFPLILHWNGSSKSDGTREPILKHLNLI; from the coding sequence TTGTCAGCGCAAATAGTAACCATATCATCTTATCATCCACCGGAGTTTTATTACGCATACGATTACCTTTTTCAAACAGCAGGAGATAATGAGATATTGGTATTAGGGCAAGAAAATGGAGAGTTTACCGGATTGAGCGACAAGCCACGCATACTTTACAATGCAATTAAAGATGGTAAAATAAAAGAAAAAATAATCTGTTTTATAGATGCGTGGGACGTTATACTCGCAAGCTCATTGGAAGAAATAATTGAGAAATATAAATCATTTAATTGTCCAATAGTAATAGGAGCTGAGAAGAATTGCTTCCCTGCTAACTTCAAAAAAGAATATGATAAATTACCATCAACAAGTAGTTTTAAATACCTTAATTCAGGGGTTATAATTGGAGAAACAGATGCAATAATGGAAGTCTTAGAAGTTATGGATGCACCTAATTTGCCCCGTGATTACTATAACCCACAAACAGGAACTAATTATCATTTTAATGACCAAGCATATTACATGGATTTGTTTTTAAGACAACCAGTTACAATGAAATTAGATTATAACTGTGAGATAGCACAGAATATGCAAGGTGTAACTATGGATGATATATCACTATCGGTCAGGTTAGATAAAGAATGGAATCAAATAAGACCGGAAATAAGAAACAATGAGACTAAATTTTTTCCATTAATCCTACATTGGAACGGATCATCAAAATCTGATGGAACGAGAGAACCAATACTAAAACACTTAAACTTAATTTAA
- a CDS encoding ImmA/IrrE family metallo-endopeptidase, whose product MKVDKNIESEANLFAMLLLMPKKFISEDLDRGFDLGSDEDINRLSKKYGVSKTALAIRIAYFIKYKN is encoded by the coding sequence ATGAAAGTTGATAAAAATATAGAATCCGAAGCAAATTTGTTCGCAATGCTTTTACTGATGCCAAAAAAATTTATATCAGAAGATTTGGATAGGGGATTTGATTTAGGCAGTGATGAAGATATTAACCGTCTTTCAAAAAAATATGGAGTATCAAAGACGGCGTTAGCAATACGAATTGCATACTTTATTAAATATAAAAATTAA
- a CDS encoding DUF3307 domain-containing protein, whose amino-acid sequence MEQLILHGIGDYLIQTDKWANGKKLKGLYGFLCCLKHCVTYSLPFLIIGSWKAVLAICVSHFIIDRTRIIEYLLAWKNGVYKTTEIKPNSINYMFTAYTVKSLDISNFGFAESKPKFMSIWLFIITDNIVHLICNYLSLKYL is encoded by the coding sequence ATGGAGCAACTTATTTTACACGGCATTGGAGACTATTTAATTCAGACTGATAAGTGGGCGAATGGTAAAAAACTAAAAGGCTTGTATGGATTTCTTTGTTGCCTTAAACATTGTGTTACTTACTCGTTACCATTTTTAATTATCGGTAGCTGGAAGGCAGTATTGGCTATATGTGTTTCACATTTTATAATTGACAGGACAAGGATAATAGAATATTTATTAGCATGGAAGAACGGGGTTTATAAAACAACAGAAATAAAACCAAACTCAATAAATTATATGTTCACTGCATATACCGTAAAGAGTTTAGATATTTCAAATTTTGGATTTGCAGAAAGTAAACCCAAGTTCATGTCAATATGGTTGTTTATTATTACCGATAATATAGTTCATTTAATCTGTAATTATTTATCATTAAAATATCTATAA
- a CDS encoding recombination protein NinG has protein sequence MAYTPTINKCKFGDCSKCGAKDTDVVKLGKELVCLKCNKEIKVKKYTQKASLNQRVRSLGNKQVSEGNYFEAERQALINDLDYVHSRIVRMTAANKFGYANCFTCGKEQHWSMMQLSHFIKRANTLTRWDFRANRCCCKHCNETLDGNLEVFAYKLDEEQNGLSQQLQEIAREPYKWSREELKSLLIDLRAKLRLIESKFN, from the coding sequence ATGGCATATACACCCACAATAAATAAATGTAAGTTCGGTGATTGTTCTAAATGTGGGGCAAAAGATACTGATGTAGTTAAGTTGGGAAAAGAACTGGTTTGCTTAAAATGCAACAAAGAAATTAAGGTTAAAAAGTACACACAAAAAGCAAGTTTAAATCAAAGGGTAAGAAGTTTAGGAAATAAGCAGGTAAGTGAAGGGAATTATTTTGAAGCTGAACGGCAAGCATTGATTAATGATTTGGATTACGTTCATAGTCGAATAGTAAGAATGACGGCGGCAAATAAATTCGGTTATGCAAATTGTTTTACTTGTGGGAAGGAGCAACATTGGAGCATGATGCAGTTATCCCATTTTATAAAACGTGCCAATACTTTAACAAGATGGGATTTCAGGGCTAATCGTTGTTGCTGTAAACATTGCAACGAAACTTTAGACGGTAATTTAGAGGTGTTTGCATATAAACTTGATGAAGAACAAAATGGCTTATCACAACAGTTACAAGAAATAGCAAGAGAGCCTTACAAATGGTCAAGAGAAGAACTTAAAAGTTTATTGATAGACCTACGGGCAAAACTAAGATTGATAGAAAGTAAATTTAATTAA
- a CDS encoding class I SAM-dependent methyltransferase, with the protein MSEIIYGLISPVDKKTMEKCFDEIFEKFPDAPIRYCECGLYNGRTTSGAREYFKSKNKKYIQIGIDNFKDKEELVFFPEDAKLIFGSSIEVYNQLPDESQHFIMIDGNHSKPYVMADALCYYPKLKVGGFICFHDAAPHAQDVSYQRMGSEDDLDMSISVLRALERIGWIGEYNVLDFYGLELAYYEYAPFEVDEGGGVIIFKRIR; encoded by the coding sequence ATGAGTGAAATAATATACGGTCTTATATCTCCTGTAGATAAAAAAACAATGGAGAAATGTTTTGATGAAATATTTGAAAAGTTTCCTGATGCGCCTATTCGTTACTGTGAGTGCGGTCTTTATAATGGCAGGACTACTTCAGGTGCAAGAGAATATTTTAAATCAAAAAACAAAAAGTACATTCAAATAGGGATTGATAACTTTAAGGATAAAGAAGAATTAGTATTTTTCCCTGAAGATGCAAAATTAATATTTGGAAGTTCTATAGAAGTGTACAATCAATTACCAGATGAAAGCCAACACTTCATAATGATTGACGGGAATCATTCTAAACCTTATGTGATGGCAGATGCTTTGTGTTACTATCCTAAATTAAAAGTTGGTGGATTTATTTGTTTCCATGATGCAGCACCACATGCCCAAGATGTAAGTTATCAAAGAATGGGTAGTGAAGATGATTTGGATATGAGTATTAGCGTTCTTCGTGCATTGGAAAGGATAGGATGGATAGGGGAATATAATGTATTGGATTTTTATGGGTTAGAATTAGCTTACTATGAATATGCTCCATTTGAAGTGGATGAAGGCGGGGGTGTCATAATTTTTAAAAGAATAAGATAA